The following are from one region of the Polycladomyces subterraneus genome:
- the fusA gene encoding elongation factor G, translated as MAREFSLEKTRNIGIMAHIDAGKTTTTERILFYTGRVHKIGEVHEGAATMDWMEQEQERGITITSAATTCQWKGHRINIIDTPGHVDFTVEVERSLRVLDGAVGVFCAKGGVEPQSETVWRQADKYGVPRIAYVNKMDIVGADFYGAVEQMRERLQANAVPIQLPIGAEDTFEGIIDLVKNCAYYYLDDLGTQTEAREIPDEYKEKAEEYRTALLEAVAEIDEELMMKYLEGEEITEEEIVAALRKGTCEVKITPVLCGSSYKNKGVQMLLDAVVAYLPSPVDVPDIRGELPDGTEATRKSGDNEPFAALAFKIMSDPYVGKLTFFRVYSGTLNSGSYVLNSTKGKRERIGRILQMHANHREEISTVYAGDIAAAVGLKDTTTGDTLCDEKHPIILESMVFPEPVISIAIEPQSKADQDKMAMALAKLAEEDPTFRTHTDEETGQTIISGMGELHLDIIVDRLRREFKVEAKVGKPQVAYKETFRKSAKVEGKFIRQTGGRGQYGHVWIEFEPLPEGSGFVFENKIVGGVVPKEYIPAVQAGIEEAMQNGVLAGYPMVDIKATIFDGSYHDVDSSEMAFKIAGSLALKAAKDKCDPVLLEPIMKVEVVVPEEYMGDIMGDINSRRGRVEGMEARGNAQVIRGMVPLAEMFGYATTLRSKTQGRGTFTMQFDHYEEVPKNIAEEIIAKNAGK; from the coding sequence ATGGCACGTGAGTTCTCCTTGGAGAAAACGCGGAATATCGGGATCATGGCTCACATCGACGCCGGTAAAACCACGACCACTGAGCGGATCTTGTTCTACACCGGCCGCGTGCACAAAATCGGGGAAGTACACGAAGGCGCGGCCACCATGGACTGGATGGAGCAAGAACAAGAACGCGGGATCACTATCACTTCCGCGGCGACGACCTGCCAGTGGAAAGGACACCGGATCAACATCATCGACACTCCGGGTCACGTGGATTTTACGGTCGAAGTGGAACGATCCCTGCGCGTATTGGATGGAGCGGTTGGGGTGTTCTGCGCCAAGGGTGGCGTAGAGCCGCAATCGGAAACTGTGTGGCGGCAAGCTGACAAATATGGCGTACCGCGGATCGCCTACGTGAACAAAATGGACATCGTTGGCGCTGACTTCTACGGTGCGGTGGAACAAATGCGGGAACGCCTGCAAGCCAACGCCGTGCCGATTCAGTTGCCGATCGGTGCCGAAGATACCTTCGAAGGTATCATCGACCTCGTCAAAAACTGCGCGTACTACTACCTGGACGATCTGGGTACACAGACGGAAGCGCGCGAAATCCCCGACGAGTACAAGGAGAAAGCGGAAGAATACCGTACCGCTCTCTTGGAAGCCGTCGCGGAGATTGACGAGGAACTGATGATGAAATACCTCGAAGGGGAAGAAATTACCGAAGAGGAAATCGTGGCCGCTTTGCGGAAAGGTACCTGTGAAGTGAAAATCACTCCGGTACTGTGCGGTTCCTCGTACAAAAACAAAGGGGTTCAAATGCTCCTGGATGCAGTCGTCGCATATCTGCCGTCTCCGGTGGACGTGCCGGATATTCGCGGCGAACTGCCGGACGGAACGGAAGCGACCCGGAAATCGGGCGATAACGAACCGTTCGCTGCACTGGCGTTCAAGATCATGTCCGACCCCTACGTCGGAAAACTCACCTTCTTCCGGGTGTATTCGGGTACACTTAACTCCGGTTCCTACGTACTGAACTCCACCAAAGGCAAGCGTGAGCGGATCGGTCGGATTCTGCAAATGCACGCTAACCACCGTGAAGAGATCAGCACCGTATATGCCGGTGACATTGCGGCCGCGGTCGGCCTGAAAGACACGACGACCGGGGACACCTTGTGCGATGAGAAACACCCGATTATCCTGGAATCCATGGTCTTCCCGGAACCGGTGATCTCGATCGCCATCGAGCCGCAATCCAAAGCGGACCAAGACAAGATGGCGATGGCGCTGGCCAAACTGGCTGAGGAAGATCCGACGTTCCGCACCCATACTGACGAAGAGACGGGACAAACCATCATCTCCGGTATGGGCGAGCTGCACCTCGACATCATCGTGGACCGTCTGCGCCGCGAGTTTAAAGTGGAAGCCAAAGTGGGTAAACCGCAAGTGGCTTACAAAGAAACCTTCCGCAAATCGGCCAAAGTGGAAGGGAAATTCATCCGGCAAACGGGTGGACGCGGTCAATACGGTCACGTCTGGATCGAATTCGAACCGCTGCCGGAAGGCTCCGGTTTCGTATTCGAAAACAAAATCGTCGGCGGTGTGGTGCCGAAAGAATACATCCCGGCCGTGCAGGCGGGTATCGAAGAAGCCATGCAAAATGGCGTGTTGGCAGGATATCCGATGGTGGACATCAAAGCGACCATCTTCGATGGTTCGTACCACGATGTCGACTCCTCGGAAATGGCCTTCAAGATCGCCGGCTCTCTTGCCTTAAAAGCGGCTAAGGACAAATGTGACCCGGTGCTTCTGGAGCCGATCATGAAAGTGGAAGTGGTCGTTCCGGAAGAATATATGGGTGACATCATGGGTGACATCAACTCCCGCCGCGGTCGCGTCGAGGGCATGGAAGCGCGCGGTAACGCGCAAGTGATTCGTGGTATGGTGCCGCTGGCTGAAATGTTCGGTTATGCGACCACCCTGCGGTCCAAGACGCAAGGACGCGGTACCTTCACGATGCAATTCGACCACTATGAAGAAGTGCCGAAAAACATCGCGGAGGAGATTATCGCGAAAAACGCAGGTAAATAA
- the tuf gene encoding elongation factor Tu, with translation MAKAKFERTKPHVNIGTIGHVDHGKTTLTAAITTVLAKTGGAVATAYDQIDKAPEEKERGITISTAHVEYETENRHYAHVDCPGHADYVKNMITGAAQMDGAILVVSAADGPMPQTREHILLSRQVGVPYIVVFLNKVDMVDDEELLELVEMEVRDLLSEYEFPGDEIPVVKGSALKALENPDSEWADAILELMKAVDEYIPTPERDKDKPFLMPVEDVFSITGRGTVATGRVERGTIKVGDEVEIVGLADETKKTVVTGVEMFRKLLDVAEAGDNIGALLRGVDRTEVERGQVLAKPGSVNPHTKFEAQVYILTKEEGGRHTPFFNGYRPQFYFRTTDVTGVIKLPEGTEMVMPGDNIKMEVELIAPIAIEEGTRFAIREGGRTVGAGAVSKILG, from the coding sequence ATGGCCAAAGCCAAATTCGAGCGTACGAAACCGCACGTCAACATTGGTACGATCGGTCACGTTGACCACGGTAAAACCACGTTGACCGCCGCTATCACCACCGTTTTGGCAAAAACCGGTGGCGCTGTGGCAACTGCTTACGACCAAATCGACAAAGCTCCGGAAGAAAAAGAACGGGGCATCACGATCTCCACGGCTCACGTGGAATATGAAACCGAAAACCGTCACTATGCGCACGTGGACTGCCCGGGTCACGCTGACTACGTGAAAAACATGATCACCGGTGCGGCCCAAATGGACGGTGCGATCCTCGTAGTGTCCGCTGCGGATGGTCCGATGCCGCAAACCCGGGAGCACATCCTGCTGTCCCGTCAGGTCGGCGTTCCGTACATCGTCGTGTTCTTGAACAAAGTGGACATGGTAGACGACGAAGAGCTGCTTGAACTGGTGGAAATGGAAGTGCGCGACCTGTTGTCCGAGTACGAATTCCCGGGCGACGAAATCCCGGTTGTGAAAGGTTCCGCTCTGAAAGCGCTGGAAAACCCGGACAGCGAGTGGGCCGATGCCATTCTCGAACTGATGAAAGCCGTTGACGAGTACATCCCGACCCCGGAACGTGACAAAGACAAACCGTTCCTGATGCCGGTCGAGGACGTGTTCTCCATCACCGGTCGTGGTACGGTGGCCACCGGTCGTGTGGAACGCGGTACCATTAAAGTTGGCGACGAAGTGGAAATCGTGGGTCTGGCTGACGAAACCAAGAAAACGGTTGTTACCGGCGTGGAAATGTTCCGCAAGCTGCTGGATGTGGCTGAAGCCGGGGACAACATCGGTGCCCTGCTGCGCGGTGTTGACCGGACAGAAGTTGAGCGCGGTCAAGTGTTGGCCAAACCTGGCAGCGTGAACCCGCACACCAAATTCGAAGCCCAAGTATACATTCTGACCAAAGAAGAGGGCGGCCGTCACACCCCGTTCTTCAACGGTTATCGTCCGCAGTTCTACTTCCGGACCACGGACGTGACCGGCGTCATCAAACTGCCGGAAGGCACCGAAATGGTGATGCCTGGTGACAACATCAAAATGGAAGTGGAACTGATCGCTCCGATCGCGATCGAAGAAGGTACCCGTTTCGCGATCCGCGAAGGTGGACGCACCGTGGGTGCCGGTGCCGTGTCCAAAATCCTCGGCTAA
- the rpsJ gene encoding 30S ribosomal protein S10, with amino-acid sequence MAKQKIRIRLKAYDHRILDQSAEKIVDTAKRTGAGVSGPIPLPTERSVYTILRAVHKYKDSREQFEMRTHKRLIDIVNPTPQTVDALMRLDLPSGVDIEIKL; translated from the coding sequence ATGGCAAAACAAAAGATTCGCATCCGGCTCAAAGCGTACGACCACCGCATTCTGGATCAATCGGCGGAGAAAATCGTCGATACGGCGAAACGGACGGGTGCCGGCGTATCCGGTCCGATTCCGCTGCCGACGGAACGTTCCGTCTACACGATCCTGCGGGCGGTGCACAAGTACAAAGACTCGCGCGAGCAATTCGAGATGCGCACGCATAAACGGTTGATCGACATCGTCAACCCCACCCCGCAAACGGTGGATGCCTTGATGCGTTTGGATCTGCCGTCCGGCGTGGATATCGAAATCAAATTGTGA
- the rplC gene encoding 50S ribosomal protein L3, translating to MKGILGKKLGMTQVFTADGTVVPVTVIAAGPCVVLQKKEVATDGYEAVQLGFEDKKEHRANKPEIGHAKKANTTPKKFVREIRGMNPAEYELGQEIKVDLFQEGEIVDVTGTSKGKGFAGAIKRHNQARGPMSHGSRYHRGPGSLGPIAPNRVFKGQTLPGRMGGERVTIQNLEIVKVDTENNLLLVKGSIPGPRNSYVIVKSAVKSR from the coding sequence GTGAAAGGGATTCTCGGCAAAAAACTGGGGATGACTCAGGTGTTCACTGCCGATGGTACCGTGGTGCCCGTTACGGTGATCGCGGCCGGTCCGTGCGTGGTTCTGCAAAAGAAAGAAGTGGCCACCGACGGATACGAAGCCGTTCAATTGGGTTTTGAAGACAAAAAAGAGCATCGGGCCAACAAGCCGGAAATCGGCCATGCGAAAAAAGCGAACACGACGCCGAAAAAATTTGTGCGCGAAATCCGCGGCATGAATCCGGCTGAATACGAATTGGGCCAAGAAATCAAAGTGGATTTGTTTCAGGAAGGGGAAATCGTGGACGTCACCGGCACGTCGAAAGGGAAAGGATTTGCCGGTGCCATTAAGCGGCACAACCAAGCTCGCGGTCCGATGAGCCACGGTTCCCGTTATCATCGGGGCCCCGGTTCCTTGGGTCCGATCGCGCCGAACCGCGTGTTCAAGGGGCAAACGCTCCCGGGACGCATGGGTGGCGAGCGTGTGACGATTCAAAACCTGGAAATCGTGAAAGTGGACACGGAAAACAACCTGCTGTTGGTCAAAGGGTCGATTCCGGGTCCGCGTAACAGCTATGTGATCGTGAAATCCGCGGTAAAAAGCCGGTAA
- the rplD gene encoding 50S ribosomal protein L4 — MPKVAVYDMNGSQVGEIELSEAIFGIEPNKAVLHDAVVMQQASLRRGTHAVKNRAAVRGGGRKPWRQKGTGRARHGSIRSPLWVGGGVVFGPTPRSYAYKLPKKVRRLAIKSALSAKVKDNELIVLDDLKMEQPKTREMVRVLNNLNADRKALVVSGAFDENVALSARNIPGVKFIQADGINVLDVLSHDKLIMTRDAIARVEEVFSR; from the coding sequence ATGCCCAAGGTAGCAGTATACGACATGAACGGCAGCCAAGTGGGGGAAATCGAACTGTCCGAAGCGATCTTCGGCATCGAGCCCAACAAGGCCGTTCTGCATGATGCCGTTGTGATGCAACAGGCATCTCTGCGCCGGGGAACCCACGCGGTGAAAAACCGTGCAGCCGTACGCGGCGGTGGACGGAAACCCTGGCGGCAAAAAGGTACCGGGCGCGCGCGTCACGGAAGCATTCGTTCGCCTCTGTGGGTGGGCGGTGGCGTGGTGTTCGGACCGACTCCGCGCAGCTACGCTTACAAATTGCCGAAAAAAGTACGTCGTCTGGCCATCAAATCCGCATTGTCCGCGAAAGTGAAGGACAACGAACTCATCGTGCTGGACGATCTGAAAATGGAACAACCGAAAACGCGTGAAATGGTTCGCGTGCTCAACAACCTGAACGCTGACCGCAAAGCGCTGGTTGTCAGCGGTGCATTTGATGAGAACGTGGCCTTGTCCGCGCGCAACATTCCCGGCGTGAAGTTCATCCAAGCAGATGGTATCAACGTGCTGGATGTACTGAGCCACGACAAGCTCATCATGACTCGGGACGCCATTGCCCGGGTGGAGGAGGTGTTCAGCCGGTGA
- the rplW gene encoding 50S ribosomal protein L23: MKDPRDIIRRPIITEKSTEMNEERKYAFEVDLRANKTEIKQAVEKIFGVKVEKVNTMRVRGKKKRYGRFTGRTPERKKAIVKLTADSKPIELFEV, from the coding sequence GTGAAAGACCCGCGCGACATCATCCGTCGTCCGATCATCACGGAAAAATCGACCGAGATGAACGAAGAGCGGAAATACGCCTTTGAAGTGGATCTGCGTGCCAACAAAACGGAGATCAAACAAGCCGTCGAAAAAATCTTCGGCGTGAAAGTGGAAAAAGTGAACACGATGCGTGTTCGCGGCAAGAAAAAACGCTATGGTCGTTTTACCGGCCGCACGCCTGAACGTAAAAAAGCGATCGTGAAACTGACGGCTGACAGCAAGCCCATCGAACTGTTCGAAGTGTAA
- the rplB gene encoding 50S ribosomal protein L2 has translation MGIKRFKPTSPGRRQMTVSTFEEITTDKPEKSLVVTLPKKSGRNNQGKITVRHQGGGHKRKYRIIDFKRDKDGIPGRVATIEYDPNRSANIALIHYADGEKRYILAPHGLKVGQEIMSGPDADIKVGNALPLANIPVGTVIHNIELKPGRGGQLVRAAGAQAQLMGKEGKYAIVRLTSGEMRMIHINCRATIGQVGNLDHELITIGKAGRARWLGKRPTVRGSVMNPSDHPHGGGEGKAPIGRKSPVTPWGKPTLGYKTRKKNKPSDKYIIRRRKK, from the coding sequence ATGGGCATCAAACGTTTTAAACCGACTTCTCCGGGTCGTCGTCAAATGACGGTGTCCACTTTTGAGGAGATTACGACGGATAAACCGGAAAAATCGCTTGTTGTTACTTTGCCCAAAAAGTCCGGCCGTAACAACCAAGGGAAAATCACGGTCCGGCACCAAGGCGGCGGTCACAAGCGGAAATACCGGATCATCGACTTCAAACGCGACAAAGACGGTATTCCCGGCCGCGTTGCCACGATCGAATACGATCCGAACCGTTCAGCTAACATCGCCCTCATTCATTATGCGGACGGTGAAAAACGGTACATCTTGGCGCCGCACGGCCTGAAAGTGGGTCAGGAAATCATGTCCGGTCCAGATGCGGACATCAAAGTGGGGAACGCCCTGCCGTTGGCCAACATTCCGGTCGGTACGGTGATCCACAACATCGAGCTGAAGCCGGGACGCGGCGGACAATTGGTCCGTGCTGCTGGTGCGCAAGCGCAATTGATGGGGAAAGAAGGCAAATACGCCATCGTGCGTTTGACCTCCGGCGAAATGCGGATGATTCACATCAACTGCCGCGCGACGATCGGCCAAGTGGGTAACCTGGATCACGAGCTGATCACGATCGGGAAAGCCGGACGTGCTCGTTGGCTCGGCAAACGCCCGACGGTGCGCGGTTCCGTGATGAACCCGAGTGACCACCCGCACGGCGGTGGTGAAGGTAAGGCTCCGATCGGTCGGAAATCTCCGGTCACTCCGTGGGGTAAACCGACGTTGGGCTACAAAACACGGAAGAAAAACAAGCCTTCGGACAAATACATCATCCGTCGTCGCAAGAAGTAA
- the rpsS gene encoding 30S ribosomal protein S19 translates to MGRSLKKGPFADEHLLKKVRELNEKNEKRVIKTWSRRSTIFPEFVGHTIAVHDGRKHVPVYITEDMVGHKLGEFVPTRTFRGHAGDDKKTKKR, encoded by the coding sequence ATGGGTCGCAGCCTGAAAAAAGGGCCCTTTGCGGATGAGCATCTGTTGAAAAAAGTGCGGGAGCTGAACGAAAAGAACGAGAAGCGCGTGATCAAAACCTGGTCCCGTCGTTCCACCATTTTCCCGGAATTCGTCGGACACACGATTGCCGTGCACGACGGACGCAAACACGTACCGGTGTACATCACGGAAGACATGGTGGGGCACAAACTGGGTGAGTTCGTGCCGACCCGCACCTTCCGCGGTCATGCGGGAGATGACAAGAAAACGAAGAAGCGGTAA
- the rplV gene encoding 50S ribosomal protein L22, translating to MQAKAVARYVRIAPRKARLVIDLIRGKSVEEALAILRFTPRAASPIIEKVLKSAVANAEHNHNMDVRRLVVEKAYVDEGPTMKRYRPRAQGRASRINKRTSHITVVVSEK from the coding sequence ATGCAAGCGAAAGCCGTCGCTCGTTACGTACGGATTGCACCTCGCAAAGCGCGTTTGGTAATTGACTTGATCCGCGGCAAATCGGTGGAGGAAGCGTTGGCGATCCTGCGTTTCACCCCGCGCGCCGCTTCTCCGATCATCGAGAAAGTGCTCAAGTCCGCCGTCGCGAACGCTGAGCACAATCACAACATGGACGTACGGCGGTTGGTCGTGGAAAAAGCGTACGTGGACGAAGGGCCCACGATGAAACGGTACCGTCCGCGCGCACAGGGACGTGCCAGCCGGATCAATAAACGGACCAGCCACATCACGGTCGTCGTATCTGAGAAATAA
- the rpsC gene encoding 30S ribosomal protein S3 — translation MGQKVSPVGLRVGIIRDWESKWFAGKDYADLLHEDIKIREFIRKRMKDAAVSSIEIERAANRVNITIHTAKPGMVIGKGGSEVEALRQALNKLTGKKVHINISEIKNPELDAYLVAENIAQQLERRISFRRAMKQAIQRTLRAGAKGIRTQVSGRLGGADIARTEGYSEGTVPLHTLRADIDYGFAEAHTTYGRIGVKVWIYRGEVLPKKKKGDAEGGE, via the coding sequence GTGGGTCAAAAGGTAAGCCCGGTAGGTTTGCGGGTTGGCATCATCCGTGACTGGGAATCCAAATGGTTTGCCGGGAAAGATTATGCCGACCTGTTGCACGAGGACATCAAGATTCGGGAGTTCATTCGCAAACGGATGAAAGACGCCGCGGTCTCGAGCATCGAGATTGAGCGGGCAGCCAACCGCGTCAACATCACCATTCACACCGCGAAACCGGGGATGGTGATTGGTAAGGGCGGTTCGGAAGTCGAAGCATTGCGTCAAGCGCTGAACAAATTGACCGGAAAAAAAGTGCACATCAACATCAGCGAAATCAAAAATCCGGAACTGGACGCTTATCTGGTGGCGGAAAATATCGCGCAACAACTGGAGCGCCGTATTTCGTTCCGCCGTGCGATGAAACAAGCGATCCAACGTACCTTGCGCGCCGGCGCGAAAGGGATTCGCACCCAAGTGAGCGGTCGTCTGGGCGGTGCGGACATCGCGCGTACGGAAGGGTACAGCGAAGGTACGGTGCCGCTTCACACCTTGCGTGCGGATATCGACTACGGTTTTGCTGAAGCGCACACGACCTACGGACGTATTGGTGTGAAAGTGTGGATTTATCGCGGTGAAGTGCTTCCCAAGAAGAAAAAAGGAGACGCGGAAGGGGGCGAATAA
- the rplP gene encoding 50S ribosomal protein L16 yields MLMPKRTKYRKEHRGRMKGRAKGGTEVAFGEYGLQALEPAWITNRQIEAARVAMTRYIKRGGKVWIKIFPDKPVTQKPLEVRMGSGKGSPEKWVAVVKPGKILFELAGVPEEVAREAMRLAAHKLPIKTKFVKRNEAGGSE; encoded by the coding sequence ATGCTGATGCCGAAACGCACCAAGTACCGCAAAGAGCATCGCGGCCGGATGAAAGGCCGGGCCAAAGGCGGTACCGAAGTGGCATTCGGTGAATACGGTCTGCAGGCGTTGGAGCCGGCATGGATCACCAACCGGCAAATCGAAGCAGCTCGTGTCGCCATGACCCGTTACATCAAACGGGGCGGGAAAGTCTGGATCAAAATCTTCCCGGACAAACCGGTAACCCAAAAACCGCTTGAGGTGCGGATGGGTAGCGGTAAAGGTTCGCCCGAAAAATGGGTGGCCGTCGTCAAACCGGGTAAAATCTTGTTTGAATTGGCAGGGGTGCCGGAAGAAGTCGCACGTGAAGCGATGCGGCTGGCGGCCCACAAACTGCCGATCAAAACGAAATTCGTAAAACGGAACGAAGCGGGTGGTAGCGAATGA
- the rpmC gene encoding 50S ribosomal protein L29, which yields MKAKELMDMTTAEIEQKLRELKEELFNLRFQKATGQLENPARIRQVRKDIARAKTVLRERELGIERRKQA from the coding sequence ATGAAAGCGAAAGAGCTGATGGACATGACCACCGCGGAAATCGAACAAAAACTGCGTGAGTTAAAGGAAGAACTGTTTAACCTCCGGTTCCAGAAAGCGACTGGGCAATTGGAAAACCCGGCCCGGATCCGTCAGGTTCGCAAAGACATCGCCCGCGCGAAAACCGTTTTGCGGGAGCGCGAACTGGGGATCGAAAGGAGGAAACAGGCATGA
- the rpsQ gene encoding 30S ribosomal protein S17, whose protein sequence is MTERNRRKVRVGKVVSDKMDKTIVVAVETYKRDPLYGKRVKYTKKFKAHDEQNQAKVGDIVKIMETRPLSKEKRWRLVEIVEEAVII, encoded by the coding sequence ATGACCGAGCGCAATCGTCGGAAAGTACGCGTCGGCAAAGTGGTCAGCGATAAGATGGATAAGACGATTGTCGTGGCGGTGGAGACCTACAAACGGGATCCTCTGTACGGCAAGCGCGTGAAATACACCAAAAAGTTCAAAGCCCATGATGAGCAAAACCAAGCCAAAGTGGGCGACATTGTGAAAATCATGGAAACGCGGCCGCTCTCAAAGGAGAAGCGTTGGCGTTTGGTTGAGATCGTCGAAGAAGCCGTGATCATCTGA
- the rplN gene encoding 50S ribosomal protein L14, with the protein MIQPQSRLRVADNSGAKELMCIKVLGGSKRKSAGIGDIIVASVKQATPGGVVKKGDVVKAVVVRTVRPTRRSDGSYIRFDENAAVVIREDKSPRGTRIFGPVARELREKDFMKIISLAPEVL; encoded by the coding sequence ATGATTCAACCGCAAAGCCGCCTGCGCGTAGCTGACAACTCCGGAGCCAAAGAATTGATGTGCATCAAAGTGCTGGGCGGATCGAAACGGAAATCCGCTGGGATCGGTGACATCATCGTAGCTTCCGTGAAACAGGCAACACCCGGTGGCGTTGTCAAGAAAGGGGACGTCGTGAAAGCTGTTGTGGTGCGTACGGTTCGTCCGACTCGCCGTAGCGATGGTTCCTATATCCGTTTTGACGAAAACGCCGCTGTGGTGATCAGGGAAGACAAAAGCCCGCGCGGTACCCGGATTTTCGGACCGGTGGCCCGGGAATTGCGCGAAAAAGACTTCATGAAAATCATCTCGCTGGCGCCGGAAGTACTCTGA
- the rplX gene encoding 50S ribosomal protein L24, whose protein sequence is MHIKAGDTVIVMRGKEAPTRDKNGNKVYTKGRVLKVFPKEQRALVEGVNMVKKHSRPTPNNPQGGIIEKEAPIHISNLMLEDPKTKEPTRIGYKFVEGKDGKPRKVRYAKKSGEIIDK, encoded by the coding sequence TTGCACATCAAAGCGGGAGACACCGTGATCGTGATGCGCGGGAAAGAAGCGCCGACGCGCGACAAAAACGGAAACAAAGTGTACACCAAAGGTCGGGTATTGAAAGTGTTTCCGAAAGAGCAACGCGCGTTGGTGGAAGGGGTCAACATGGTGAAGAAGCACAGCCGTCCGACCCCGAATAACCCGCAAGGCGGTATCATTGAAAAAGAAGCGCCGATTCACATTTCCAACTTGATGTTGGAAGACCCGAAAACAAAAGAGCCGACCCGGATCGGATACAAATTCGTGGAAGGCAAAGACGGCAAACCGAGAAAAGTACGCTATGCCAAAAAATCCGGCGAAATTATCGACAAATGA
- the rplE gene encoding 50S ribosomal protein L5, with amino-acid sequence MATPRLKQKYREEITPALMKKFNYASPMQVPKVEKVVINMGVGEAVQNPKVLDGAVEDLTLISGQKPVITRAKKSIAGFKLREGMPIGCKVTLRGDRMYYFLDKLFNVALPRVRDFRGVSPKSFDGRGNYTLGLKEQLIFPEIDYDKVDKVRGMDVIIVTTAETDEEARELLAQLGMPFRKQ; translated from the coding sequence TTGGCAACACCCAGGCTCAAACAGAAATACCGTGAAGAGATCACCCCGGCCCTGATGAAGAAGTTCAACTATGCTTCGCCGATGCAGGTGCCGAAAGTGGAAAAAGTGGTGATCAACATGGGTGTGGGTGAAGCGGTGCAAAATCCGAAAGTGCTGGATGGCGCCGTGGAAGACCTCACCTTGATTTCCGGTCAGAAACCGGTGATTACCCGGGCAAAAAAATCGATCGCAGGATTCAAATTGCGGGAAGGCATGCCGATCGGTTGCAAAGTGACGTTGCGTGGCGATCGGATGTATTACTTCCTGGACAAATTGTTCAACGTGGCGCTACCGCGCGTGCGTGACTTCCGCGGCGTGTCTCCGAAATCCTTCGACGGTCGCGGCAACTACACGCTCGGTTTGAAAGAGCAGCTGATCTTCCCGGAAATCGACTATGATAAAGTGGACAAAGTGCGCGGGATGGACGTCATTATCGTCACCACCGCCGAGACGGACGAAGAAGCCCGTGAATTGCTCGCGCAATTGGGTATGCCCTTTCGCAAACAATAA
- a CDS encoding type Z 30S ribosomal protein S14: MAKKSMIAKAKRKPKFKVRAYTRCERCGRPHAVMRKFRLCRICFRELAYKGQIPGVKKASW; encoded by the coding sequence TTGGCCAAGAAATCAATGATCGCCAAGGCGAAGCGCAAACCGAAATTCAAAGTGCGCGCCTACACCCGGTGTGAGCGGTGCGGACGGCCGCACGCCGTCATGCGCAAGTTCCGCCTCTGCCGGATTTGCTTCCGTGAATTGGCGTACAAAGGGCAGATTCCCGGCGTGAAAAAAGCCAGCTGGTAA
- the rpsH gene encoding 30S ribosomal protein S8 encodes MVMTDPIADMLTRIRNANLVRHESLEVPASKIKREICEILKREGFIRDAEYIEDGKQGIIRIFLKYGKNNERVITGLKRISKPGLRVYAKHNEIPRVLRGLGIAILSTSKGVMTDKEARQAKVGGEVICYVW; translated from the coding sequence ATGGTGATGACAGACCCGATTGCTGACATGCTGACACGGATCCGCAACGCGAACTTGGTTCGCCATGAGAGCTTGGAAGTGCCTGCTTCCAAAATCAAGCGCGAGATCTGCGAAATTTTGAAGCGCGAAGGGTTTATCCGCGACGCGGAATACATCGAGGACGGAAAACAAGGGATCATCCGGATCTTCTTGAAGTACGGCAAGAACAATGAACGCGTCATCACCGGGCTGAAGCGGATCAGCAAACCGGGCTTGCGCGTCTACGCGAAGCACAACGAAATCCCGCGTGTACTGCGCGGTCTCGGCATTGCGATCTTGTCCACCTCGAAAGGGGTCATGACGGACAAAGAAGCGCGTCAAGCCAAGGTGGGCGGCGAAGTTATCTGCTACGTGTGGTAA